In a single window of the Planctomycetia bacterium genome:
- a CDS encoding site-2 protease family protein — translation MERHTKQSGWLSLLFILCLLMPVLFLLTMPGGTMMGGLSWFWLIMLLCFWMMGSMAGRAADESVETVTGERAENLLRMLAPEEQPGIIRRVMDVRLATEKHGISMFRGPLLEPAEQALKDLRTEFEGRIVPLIQEDDELGNSIILMPQVVEEKVFERSTRPWIHWLLFGLTFLTTTWAGAMHQGVNLLQDPRSFTVGLPYSISLLLILGVHELGHYFMAKHHKLNVTPPFFIPVPFALGTFGAFIQMKSPTENRRSLFDVAVAGPLAGLVIAIPALLLGLQNSQVLPPNADAGHSMMQGTMLHGTSVGSSMLFALLARAVLGDQLQHGYMLQLSPLAFAGWLGLLVTALNLLPIGQLDGGHMARAMFGGRMGATVSSVATWSLFLLAIFVWPGLLLWAIIVFFIAGRGTPPLNDITPISTGRRWIGYATFLILALILIPLPHAFWQAAEIYCPYL, via the coding sequence ATGGAACGGCATACGAAGCAGTCAGGCTGGCTCAGCCTGCTATTTATTCTGTGTCTGCTGATGCCGGTACTTTTTCTGTTGACGATGCCCGGCGGAACGATGATGGGCGGCCTCTCTTGGTTCTGGCTCATCATGCTGTTGTGCTTCTGGATGATGGGCAGCATGGCGGGACGCGCGGCGGACGAATCGGTGGAAACGGTGACAGGCGAGAGAGCCGAGAATCTCCTTCGTATGTTGGCTCCCGAAGAGCAGCCCGGCATCATTCGTCGCGTAATGGACGTTCGCTTGGCGACGGAGAAACACGGCATCAGCATGTTTCGTGGTCCATTGCTGGAACCGGCGGAACAGGCGCTTAAGGACTTGCGGACTGAATTCGAGGGCCGCATTGTTCCGCTGATCCAGGAAGATGACGAGTTAGGCAACTCAATTATCCTGATGCCGCAAGTCGTCGAAGAGAAGGTTTTCGAGAGATCGACGCGTCCGTGGATTCACTGGCTGCTGTTTGGTCTGACATTTCTGACGACGACTTGGGCCGGAGCGATGCATCAGGGCGTCAATCTGTTGCAAGATCCGCGTTCATTTACCGTTGGCTTACCCTATTCGATTAGCTTGTTGCTGATTCTCGGCGTTCATGAACTGGGCCACTACTTCATGGCGAAGCATCACAAGCTCAACGTTACGCCGCCATTCTTCATTCCTGTTCCGTTCGCCCTCGGGACCTTTGGCGCCTTCATACAGATGAAGTCACCAACGGAGAATCGCCGCTCGTTGTTTGATGTGGCTGTCGCGGGCCCTTTGGCCGGATTGGTCATCGCGATTCCGGCTCTGCTGCTTGGTCTTCAGAACTCGCAAGTGCTCCCTCCCAATGCCGATGCCGGACATTCGATGATGCAGGGAACAATGTTGCACGGAACATCGGTGGGCTCCTCGATGTTATTTGCCTTGCTTGCCAGGGCGGTGCTCGGCGATCAGTTGCAACACGGCTACATGCTGCAACTGAGTCCCCTGGCCTTCGCGGGTTGGCTCGGCTTGCTGGTCACCGCGTTGAACTTACTGCCCATCGGCCAGCTTGATGGCGGCCACATGGCACGGGCGATGTTCGGAGGCCGCATGGGTGCGACCGTCAGCAGCGTAGCAACATGGTCGTTGTTCCTGCTGGCGATCTTTGTCTGGCCGGGCCTTTTGCTGTGGGCCATCATCGTCTTCTTCATCGCTGGTCGCGGCACGCCGCCACTAAACGACATCACGCCCATCAGCACCGGCCGTCGCTGGATCGGCTACGCGACCTTCTTGATTCTGGCCCTGATCCTGATTCCGCTTCCGCACGCATTCTGGCAGGCGGCGGAGATTTACTGCCCGTATTTATAG
- a CDS encoding DUF2179 domain-containing protein, protein MSLEVLGMALLIFLARVADVSLGTLRTGFIIRGMRGYAFAFGFVEVLVWVVVVAKVITSLSHPIYLIAYALGFACGTVVGITVEGWFAIGEQVVRIFCPNGSTVATALRERGFRVTDFTGRGLAGPVSLLFVQVRRRQTRRVIDVALECDPTCFYTVDDVRLVSSVVAASPQASHEHLH, encoded by the coding sequence ATGAGTCTGGAAGTCTTAGGAATGGCGCTTCTTATCTTTCTGGCGCGCGTCGCCGACGTTTCACTCGGTACGCTTCGCACAGGTTTCATCATTCGCGGGATGCGCGGATACGCATTTGCGTTCGGCTTCGTCGAAGTTCTCGTGTGGGTGGTAGTGGTCGCCAAGGTAATCACAAGCCTCTCGCACCCAATATACCTGATTGCTTATGCACTCGGGTTTGCATGCGGCACCGTGGTAGGCATTACGGTCGAGGGGTGGTTCGCAATCGGGGAACAGGTCGTTCGCATCTTTTGCCCCAATGGCTCCACGGTTGCGACGGCCCTGCGTGAACGCGGTTTTCGTGTGACGGACTTTACAGGTAGAGGCCTAGCCGGCCCGGTCTCTTTGCTCTTCGTCCAGGTGCGCCGACGTCAGACAAGGAGGGTGATCGATGTGGCGCTAGAATGCGATCCAACTTGCTTCTACACGGTTGACGACGTACGGCTGGTATCATCCGTCGTTGCCGCGAGCCCACAGGCTTCGCACGAGCATCTTCATTAG
- the hmpA gene encoding NO-inducible flavohemoprotein, with amino-acid sequence MLTTKTTQIVKATASTVATHAEAITTRFYHLMFSGNPEVQRYFNSAHQHSGGQQRALAGAICAYAANLDDLEALGPAVELIAHKHCSLGIQPDHYPIVGKYLLAAIKDILGDSATDDVIAAWSEAYGFLAGLFVKRETQIYQAQSATPGGWNGFRRFIVDRKQPENEIITSFYLRPEDGGALATFKPGQYITVQIDHPAAPTSPRNYSLSDRPGVGHYRISVKRELAPDTGSPNGLISNYLHDDVLEGDVLEIGPPCGEFTLNPLEIGDRSITLISGGIGITPVLSMLKSLAHHRVESPVNFIHAARNSRFHAFADEVKGIAAQCPSIRAHFRYDAPLDDDIRQGHCHSTGYVDARLLEDILPASDAEFYFCGPKPFMVGLLRTLKELNIHESRIHYEFFGPKQEM; translated from the coding sequence ATGTTGACCACCAAGACGACCCAAATCGTAAAGGCGACGGCATCGACCGTTGCAACGCACGCCGAAGCCATCACGACTCGATTCTACCACCTGATGTTCTCCGGAAATCCGGAAGTCCAGAGATATTTCAACTCAGCCCATCAGCATTCCGGAGGTCAACAGCGAGCGCTCGCCGGCGCCATCTGCGCATATGCCGCGAATCTCGATGATCTTGAGGCGCTCGGCCCCGCCGTTGAGCTCATCGCCCACAAGCATTGCTCGCTTGGAATCCAGCCCGATCACTATCCAATCGTTGGAAAGTATCTGCTCGCCGCGATCAAGGACATCCTCGGCGATTCGGCAACGGATGACGTGATTGCCGCGTGGAGTGAGGCCTACGGGTTCCTGGCGGGCCTTTTTGTCAAGCGAGAGACTCAGATTTATCAGGCACAGAGTGCAACTCCCGGCGGATGGAACGGTTTCCGACGCTTCATTGTCGATAGGAAGCAACCGGAGAATGAGATCATTACGTCATTCTATCTGCGCCCGGAGGACGGCGGCGCACTGGCAACATTCAAGCCGGGCCAGTACATCACGGTACAAATCGACCATCCGGCAGCGCCGACTTCTCCGCGAAACTACAGCCTGTCAGATCGGCCGGGCGTAGGCCATTACCGAATCAGTGTCAAGCGTGAACTGGCGCCCGACACGGGCTCGCCGAACGGATTGATTTCCAACTATCTTCACGACGACGTTTTGGAAGGCGATGTTCTCGAAATCGGTCCGCCGTGCGGAGAATTCACGCTCAATCCCCTGGAGATCGGCGATCGATCGATTACGCTCATCTCCGGCGGCATCGGCATCACGCCGGTGTTGTCGATGCTGAAGAGCCTGGCGCATCACCGAGTTGAGTCGCCGGTAAACTTCATTCATGCGGCTCGAAACAGCCGCTTTCACGCTTTCGCCGATGAGGTGAAGGGCATTGCAGCCCAATGCCCAAGTATTCGCGCCCATTTTCGATATGACGCACCCCTGGATGATGATATTCGTCAGGGACATTGCCATAGTACCGGATACGTCGACGCACGCCTCCTTGAGGATATCCTGCCGGCCAGCGATGCCGAGTTTTATTTTTGCGGCCCCAAGCCCTTCATGGTGGGATTACTTCGCACTTTGAAGGAACTCAATATCCACGAATCGCGAATTCACTACGAGTTTTTTGGTCCGAAGCAGGAGATGTGA